Below is a genomic region from Zonotrichia leucophrys gambelii isolate GWCS_2022_RI chromosome 1A, RI_Zleu_2.0, whole genome shotgun sequence.
GAAGTGCTAAGAGTAATTCTGAATTTAAGAGTTTGcatctaaaatatttctgagagaACAATAGCTACACAAAAGTTTCTTCTTGGCTTTTTCAGCCTTTGCAGTCTTGACACAATGAATGCTCTCTCCCTGTGCTAGGAGCAGCCATGAAGAATCCTATTTGTATTAAAAGATGgtctaaataaaataatgtcaGATAAAGTTGAAACCTTTTTATGACTTAACAGAAAGCTCACAACATGTGAAGACTTGTTTCTTGTGATCATAATTGTGTTCTAAAAGCACAGTTGTTGAATAAAGCTTTACAGGACACAGAAACTTCCATGTGGATTTGTCTCAGGTTCTGGCAATTAGCAAAGGGCTTCTCAGTGGAAGTCAACTCCAGGCACTTCCCAGGCCCACCTTAGGCCTGGATATCTGCTTTGTTGTGGAAGACAGTGCCTACAGGATGATTCCTGTGTGAGGGGCTATGAACACTTTAGATTAGTTGTGTTTGGACTCTGTAATCTTTaaagtcttttccagcctaaattattctatgatcCTATTAAAACAATGAGAATCAAACCATGGGGAAGGGACTTTGAGTGGTCTGTGATCCAagctcctgctcaaagcagggtcagCTCTGCAGTCATGTTGGGTTGCTCAGCCTTGCTGGGTCTTTGAAATCTCCCAGGACAGAGAACTCACAAACCTGCCTGAGTCCTATCCCCTTGGCTTGCTGTCCtcatgaaaaaaacatttctctaCATATCCAGTCAGAGCccctccttttcatttttataataaatattgcTATGAATGAAAATATGACCTTCCCTCTAAGTCCTAAGGTTCTTTACATATATAAAGGCCCTCTAAGTCCTAAGGTTCTTTACATATATAAAGGATATTTCCTAATGATGAATTCTATAGGTATTTTGTTCATATAGTGATTTTACTCAGGAAAACAATACAACTAGGAAGGTAAGTATAGGTCATAGCTGCCTGCAcgctgttttctttttttttttttgattgcaCTGCTAGAAAGTTGTGTACTAAAATGAACTTCTATTTAGATGGTGTTTGGGTTATGTTAATCTAAAACTGAATATGATTATAATCCCTGATTAAGacttgaaataatgaaaattgaaaatataaacTTTCTTAattgggcacagctctgcttgtTTCTACATCAgagttctttatttttattgcaggtGGAGCTGTGTATCATGCTTGCCATAAATCTACATACTCAGTTCTCCCTGAAGACTACAATTGGTATGTAAACGTGCTTTGCTCTGTGGCCTTTTCATGTAATGTTTATTCCAGGGCTACTTTCTCTGTCCTGAAGTCATCATATAATAGTATCAAACGCATCTATTGCCAATATTggatatatataataatttcaGCTAAAGTGCTGTCTCTGATAGTAATGGTTATGAAATTAATGTTTCAATGTAATGAAAAGTCATGCAGGACTCATTCTAAACATGTTGATGACTCCCAGTACCCCTGCAGTTTTGTTTGTGGAAGAGTAAAATTAGCTTAGAGTAGTAATTTCCATTGATGCTTGTTGTTAAGACAAGGTCCAGgtatttttgtgctgctgcacgGGGAATCTGTGTAGAAATGAGAAAAGATGGTACAAATACAGTGAGAAACACTGAATTCATGTCACCATGAATTTTAGGAAGCTAAATGTCTcatgggaaggggaaggaaggtgAGAAAAGTTATATTCTCACAATGAAACTCTAAGTAGGACTTCTTGTTCAACATTTTTTACATAATAGAAAAGTTAGAACCCCAGAGTTTGTTTCCTATTATTTCATTACAGATGCCATACATCTTATAAAGACATGCTGTCCTAGAGATCATTATCCCAATCTGTTTAGAGTTTTATATGGAACTATTTAAgtgttttaaggttttttttccaactcATATGTCcaggtattttaataatttattttagcccttttttcctctccatgaaaaaagaaaatggaagatgactgagaaaaaaaaacttggaGGTTTGGCTCAAATGTTTATGACCCTTATTTTATAGAAATTATGACAGATTCATAAATGCAGGGTCAAATCCAGTTTTCTTTGGGACATGGGCTGCTCAGTTGTTCAGTACTTGTGAAAGTTatgagttttttatttttatagcaaaGTGGAACTTGCAGTGACATCCGATTTGAAGACAATTGTCTGCTACCACCCTTCGCTTGAGATTCCATACGAGCATACAAAAGTATGTCCAAGTATATTTCTTACTCTTGTAAAGGCATTTAGTGGTTCATAGGTTTGAGTCTTTAGAGcatcttttttaatttgaaattacttCAGCACATCTGTGAAGTAAATGACTGATGAATATAGCTGCTGCCACAAGGAGGAGTTTACTCTTAGTTGAATTAAGGGCAAGTTGAAGAGTGAGAAAAGCTCAGGTATCACAGCATACAGAAGCTCTAGTTGAATGAAAGGCACTAAAACACTTGTGCACTACAGAGAAAATAGTGTCTGTCTACATGGGTACTACTCAGAGAGGATGATTGGAATGCAGGTTATGGTTCACATGTCTTCCTgcacaagagaaaacaaagaaatactgCTGCTACTGTTTTCAACTCAAACTTTAAGTTCCATTCAGCATTGAGTTCATAAAAGCCATAAAGAATTctaaatactgatttttatCTATCAGTAGTACTTTCAATGTGATCTTTACATTGATGAAAATATATCTAGTGTTGTGATTTAAAACCTAGAGAAATTTTTCTAGTGtacattttttgtttgaagTTCGTGTTCCCATGTGCTAGTAAAAtactgcagctggcagctgtgtTGCTGAAGTACCCAATGTGAAAGTTCTTATTGAAGCCTAAACCATTTTAGCACTTTTTGCCTGCAAATTACATAGCAGTAATTTTAAATCTGTCAGTTGCACATACCTCAAAAAAAACAGGTGTAAAAGGATAAAACAAGGGAAAATACTTGTAATAGTGGTAGTAGTTACATTTCCAATTGAAAGCAAACAACTTGGTCTTACCTGTTGCATAAAAAATTATGAAGTGACATTCTTCTCTAAGGTACATGTTTTAGCAAAGATTTTTAGCAATTATGATGGTTGCTGTGAATAAAATTCTGAGTGGGAATGGTGTGGATACTTCTGGGTTAGTGGAACTGAAGCTGATGATTCAGCTAGTGAATTGTAAGATTGAGATCTGCAATAATGACTACAGGAATGCTGGTTTTAGGATCACCAGTTGTAGAACCTAGAGTAAAAAGGTGTTTAGACATATCTGCTCCACAGTGGTGTGGTTTCATTCGGGGTGGGAAGGTGAGGACAGTAAACAGCCAGTGTAATTGCAggtatttttctgggtttttttttgttttagctgTTAGATAGTACTAAAGATTACTCTTAGTAGCTTGGCTTTTTTACTTTCTCAATTAAATAAATCAAGGAGAAACAGGACATACATATACATTACTGTTTTGCTAGCCCATACCACGGCCAGATCCAGTGAAtaataaagaagaaaaccttGATCAAGTTTTAAAATCCAGATTGAATGAAAAAGAGCTAAAGAACAGTAGAGGTCCTACAATGGAAGAGCTCAGCAAAATGTTTTACACAACAAAACATCGCTGGTATCCTGTGGGACAGTAAGTATTTTCAATTTGTCTGTTCCTTTTGGAAGTAAGGAATAATTTAATGACCAGATTCAACCTAGGATGAGTCATAGCATACAAGATACCTGTAGCATTTGGGCTGCTACATAAAATTTTCAATGCAGTGTTGGGTGAATGGAAGACTGTATATAATGAGAGGTTTTTTTAACACTGCTCCTTTGATAGCCTTTGCCacttttttctgtaaaatatgtGACAGTGCAGAAATTTCTCATACATCCTGTTAGCTACTGCTTTGAGTCATTTACTAAGTTCCATAACAGAATCTAGTATACTATCTAGTATCAGTGGACATAACCAAACAAGCTTGGAAACATGCATTGCCTATTCCTTAGCAACCTCAATGGGATGATTCTCAGACTTAAGAGCAGTAGAGGTTTTTCATTTGGAATGGTGAAAAGTGCTCTTTGGTGTGCCTTGTATTCAGAAATGGAGGAGGAGAGGTGCACATATACATGACTGAGCTTAAAGAGGAACTCTGGGCATTACTAATGTCAGCCAGCAGCATTCTAGTGTGTCTTACACCCTTCCACTCCATGGTATTCTGTCTTTCAATAGCTGTTAATTTTGTAGCTATGGAGACATAATACaggcagtttttaattttttttttgttgctatCCACAGAAAACTTTTTAATTAATGTGCTTTGGGAGTAGATATAATGAATGGAAAGATAGGACTTTCATGACCAAAGGGTAGCTGTCACTTCGATGAAGATCAGACAGGATCTGTCTTGTGTAGCATGCATAATTATGAGGAAAGTGTGGTTCATTATTTGTtcagaataatttgttttttagtttttctgcaaaatattaCACTATTTAACATACAGTCTGGCACAGCTCTTTTGAACATCTTTGTTCTATAGCAATCATTTTAGCCAAAGGCAAGGCTGACCATGTAATAAAATTAACTTCACACAAAGGATTAAGAATAAACAGCAGCCTTTGTGCCCATTCAGCTGTAGAACTGATTGGATTATTGCGTGCTTGTAGCAGATGTAGCAATAGAAATGAGTAGCATTATGTAACTCCACAAACAACAGAGATGACATCTAATGAGTGGTGATGGATTGTGCTTGTGTATCTTGTATTTCACTTCCTTGTGTAACCTCGGATCACTCACTGGGGGCAGAAATACCACAAAAATAAAGGCTGTCCACAGCTTGGACTCACTGcagtgtgtttttttcttttaggtaTCATAGAAGACGCAAGAATCCTAATCCTCCCAAAGACCGATAACCAAGATAACTTCTTGTTCATCAGGACTTTGCTGTTAATTTTGATTGGAAATAAAAGTTACAGCAGGTGACATGTGTGGCTGTAACATGCTTAACTTGATTTGACTGTTATTTTCTACTAAAAGCAGCAAGATGGCACTGACAAAACAGGGAGTCAGTGAAGGCAGTTGTGCATTCCTGGTCAGCAAATGGACTGCTCTTAGATCAGGATGTAACAGGGATGGAGTGCTCTGATTAAATTCAAGAGGTCAGAGGCTTATCATTGGTCAAGTGAATCCATACAAATATTCTGTCAAAATGGAAAGTCTAGAAGTGGATGTGTTAgggtttggtggttttgagTGGgatagtatttttttattattttaggaaTCTAGTAAGGTGAGCTTGAATATTGAAGTATTAATTAAatagtttttattaaaaatattatgtgAGGTGTTTGTGAAAACAAActggttttcttcttctgttaCACCTGTGAGTTACCTGGCTCCATGTTTAATTCTACATCAGCCAAGTGATTGTAGTTAAGCCTGTTGTGTATGGAAAACTGGCCAACTTGGTTAATTTTTAGCATCCAAGTCACAGTAACTTGCTTTTCTAAATCATCCCCCATTCTCAGATATCTACAAACTTCTGTGTGCATTTGTGGTTCgtggaggttttttgtttgtttaatccCACCCGATCTACCACTCAGTGAGGACGCTGTGTTCATACATAAGCTGGAGCAGCTGTATCACAGTAGGAGTTTGGTCTGATTCTACTTCATTGCTTTATCATTTTGTAGTGCTTAAATGTTCTTCCTCCTGTATATGTCATgtagctttttttcctttcaggaaaagggaaaaaacctttgTTCCAGTCTACAGTTTTAGGCATCAGCCCTGTAATAGAAAGGGCTAGCTTGGAACATtatgctgctgcagagatgccAGTGACTTCATAAAGCCTTCTTAGTAGATCCTTCTAAATAATCAGAAAATTATTGTCTCATGTACATCAcacatttttattgcatttcccTTCCAAAGCAATTTGGATAACCTAGGAAGGGGTCTGTTTCCTCTGTTAGTCTAGTGTCATTTCACCAGCATGCATTTTCTACAGATTTTGCTAGAAGTTGAGTACCACTCATCTTCTCAGTTGAGATGTAGAGAAACTACATCTCAGCTGTTAGTTAGTTTCTAAAGATACTACTGAATAACCTTTTTTCCCTTGAACATCctttatttgtgaaaaaaaagcaatgttgGATGTGTGTAAAAAGGCTGCCTTTAAATACTTGTGGGAATTTATACAGAAAACTAGTGCCAGTGCATTTTTAACTCCAAATGCTGGGTAGCTGATAATGGTTTATCATGGCAGAGCATGAAATCCTTTTGCTCCTTCACTCTGTTGTGCTTATAAGATATCAGAGTCTGTGCTCAAGCCAACATGAGCCAAGTGATTTTGGCTTCTTATTAATGGTGTGTTGCTCACATAATAAGTCTGCTATTGTGAAGTAATGTCTGTGGGGTCTCTGTGAAGGATGGCTGCTTAACTCTGTAAGTTCAATTGCATGAACATAATAGTGGCTTTTTCTGCCTGGAATATAACTTTTTGAATAGATTGTAGCAATTTGTAGTACAAcaaattttggtattttttaataGTATGTGGTGTCTGATGAGGACTCTGGTGAATTAGTGAGCTTTCATCTTATGCAGTGTTTTATGTTCCAGTGCAGAAAATTGAGtcccttttatttttggaaagcTGAGACCTAATTTGTCACCGTTTGACTTTAGTGTAAGAAGATATATCCTTGGACTAATTtaaacttaaaattattttcctccatcctttttcctatatttttgcTTACTGCTGCCTAGTGCTGCTAAGAAATTTTGCTTTACAGAGAAACCTTTGCAGTCATAACCTGTCTGTTCTTGCCTGTCAAACCCTGTTTGTGATCAAACATCCACAATCACCGTAGAAATACTGTCTTTCACAATGTTTCCCAAACATTTTGGATGCTTTTCAGGCATTTTGAGAGCTAAAAATCTATGATGTGCTTGGCTGCTATCTTTAAAGTACTTCCTCTTCTGACCAGTGGCTGGAAACTGTCTAAAACACATGTTCAGTACATGTACCCTGTGCCCTTTTGTTACTAATCTGTAACATTGACGTTTTAAAATCTTTCCCTGCATTGTGATGCTGCTTTCAATcttaattgtgttttcttttactaAATCTTTTTCCTGAGTTACCTGAGGCATGACACAATTAAAATACTACTCTCACAGTAATCTGAAGCTCTCTTCTTGGTTTTCTAGGTCTCAAACAACTGGCTTTGTTTCTCTTCACTTGGAATTCAGAATTCATCCACTTGATTATTGTTCTACttctatgcaaaaaaaaaatttgaaagttagtttgggatttctgttttctgttgcCCTTGTTCTTTGTAATTGAAAACTTAAGTTGCATGAAATTTGCAATGTTAAGTCTGTTCTGGCACTTTGAATCCCAGTTTGGGCACTTAGCCATTTGTTTTGTATCTAGTAGCTGTTGAGTTCCAGAGCATCTTAGGCTGCTTGCTGTGGGTAGTAGGCAGCTGGGTACATCTTACtgagggatttttggttttcaaaAGTCTCACTAAAAGTCTCCTCAAGCCTTGCTTGGTCTGTATGCCATTAGAAAACTGTTTCAGTCATGTATCAAAAGTTTTGCCCTTAACTCACAGAATTGTTaggtttggaagggacttctGGAGATCATATAGTCCAACATTTCTGCTAAGGCAAggtcacctgcagcaggtgacaGGAACACAGCCAGGTGCATTTGGAATGTCTGCAGAGGAGAAAACTCCACAacctccttgggcagcctgttccagtgctcccGAGCAGGAATTCGGACCATTTAAATCACAGTTCAATTAATCTGAGTGCCTCAGCGAAAAGAAGTATTTCCTCTCCTCTAATTATCCCCAGATTAAAGCAGAGCTGATGCTTTGAAGAGGCTTTTCCCCTTCGGTGCGCGCCGCGGGAGCTGCCGTGCAGGCTGCGTGCGGCACCACCGGGAGGCAGCACCGCCCAGGGCGGAGTGGGACCGGGACCGGGgtcgggatcgggatcgggatcgggatcgggaccGGCTCTGCGGCAGCTTGAGCCCCGAGAGGcggccctgggctgctcccttCCTGACGCTCGGGAGCACTGCGGCAAAAAGCGCTCCTTAACACCTCCCAAAGGACTTGCACTTAAAGGATCAAAGGTTTTCTGCCGGTTTAACTTTTGTAGGGTGTCTCAGAGACAAAAAAAGCTCCACCATCCcagtctggggaaaaaatgagtcGATAGTGGGGCAGTAATAACAGCGCAAATTGGCAGCAGAGGGTTGTGCCAATgccttgtccctgctgctgtgttcatccctgtccctgtccctgtccctgcaccgtggcagccccaggacaagCAGGATCAGGAAGTGTAGCTGGTTTGCTGATCAGCCTGGCTGGAATGAGAGCAGCCAAGTGGCTTTGGCTCATCAGTTCCTAAACTGGTTTCCCCACCAGACGGACAGACGCTGGGACTGGCACACAGGAGACAGGAGGAATGTGCTTCTGGGCGTGTGACAAATGTCATGACTTTGTTTCACTTCCCCAAGATTGCAGTGAAGGCAGCAGTTACCCTCCTGCCCATCTGCCCACCCATCCTGCCATCCCTTCCCCCCATCCAGCTATGAAGTTCTATAGGAAACTTCTCTCTTGCTGCTGTTATAAGAGGTCTGAACTTCATCTGTCATGTCCAAATTCTGCTGTGCCACAATAAATCCTTGTGGCAGGTCCTTATAAGTCACAGTACCGACTGCTTGTCAAAGCCAGTGCTGCATTTCTCAGTTTCTCCAGTCTATGAATTTTAGCAGCATGTAATTTCTCACATGCTCATTCCATCCTCAAAGCCAATACAACGTTATAAAATGGAGAGATAAAATCGATGTAAGTTGCATTCCTCATCTGTAATAGATGatgtatattttgttttaatgctACAATATAACAAAATTGACCTAGAGCAAACACACTAGTCACCAGTATAAAGGAACAAATTGTGTACCTACCATACATAAAATTTGGGGTTATCTCCAAGATTGAGACAGATACTAATTAGACGTCTAAACCTGAGTTAATCTTCAAAGGCTCCCCTTATGGTCAGTCAGCACAGAAAAAGTACATGCAACAGTCAGGTGAtcttattttaacattttattggCTAGAATATGTCACACAATTGTCCTCTGAAgatgcattttccttttctgtgaagggaggatgaagatgatatttttttatctattttggggcctttctctttttttttaatgtaggaGCACAACTGTGCAAAATACTCTTAAAATTCAGATAAAACCATTTTTGATGTTTCTGTTAGCCTTCAGTAGTAAGTAGTCTGTATATAGGAGCTCTTAGTTTTCTATATAGAGTAATTCACAcacatttaatttctaaatgtaCACTGTGTATGAAATTTTAATTCTCACTTTGTAATTAATCAATCCTGTAATGCTAAAAATAATAAGCTGTTTGGAGAAATAACATAATTACTTATTTATATATCTTTCTGGTACCTCTTATGAAATGAGCGTATTATTTCAACTGTTATCATTTGGTGCTTCTACAAAAGCAAGCATGATGAATTATGATTTACTGGGCAATTTGCACAGAATTACCTGAAACTTTAAATACAATTGATTCAGAATGTTAGTTCCACTGTGAATAACTACAGCTGTTGGAACACTGCAGATCAGACGGTGGGAGGTATGTGGAAGCTGCATGAACTAATCAGCATGTTTGGTCAGCAATTTTGCATCTCCTGGCTTGTGGGGGAGTAGAAGCTTATAGGCTGGCATGCCACTTTATTAAAGGTCATTATGTAGGTGTATGTATCATACAGTTTTCCGTTGTATGGAGACAACACAAGATGTTGGCACAGCCAGTAGAACTAAGAAGCTTTGCCAACTGGTCTTTATCAAacataaatgcagaaaaaggtTGTGCTTACATTATACAAGCTTTACTGCTTGTCAAGATGAAAAACAGTGTCAGGTCAGAGGCAGTTTACCTTTTAAATAAGACCAGTTTTGACTGCTACCAAAGTTTGATTACTCAGCAAAAGGATCCCCCTACCAGGAAAATGTCAgatgatttaaaaaattctgcaaGAACTGGTTTTTAGCATCTCTTCTGCTAAAACTAATAAAATGTTGACCATGAAAGTTACAGAGAAAAATTCAAAGAACGGTGAAAAGTAATTGCACTAAGCCATTACCATGTTGAATAAAAATTAACCTAAGTAAAAGATTAAACTATTGAAGCATGACCCTCCTGTATAAACATGTATTTCCTACTCACTAATGGTAACAAAACAGAGCTTAATAGTTTCATCCAAAGATTAGTGTTTCTTAAACAATCCTAGTCATTAGCACCAGGTTTTTTAAACACTGCTGAGGTTTCTTGTCTTAAACACTGCTAGTTTCTCATTCAAATGTGTTTGATTTGTTTAAACAAATAATATGCTAAGTACTGTTTTTCTGAAGCCAGCATCTGTAGGAATTACACTGcatcagagctgtgctgcaggagtggTCTTCATTTGCTTTAGTTAAGACAAAGTGATGATTTTTATTGAATAATAAACAAatgctaggaaaaaaatttcctggACCCTTAATTATTTGGTTGTTATAAGTAACAATATTTGTTTGGTTGTTATAAGTGACATAAGGCTTCatatccttttaaaaatttattatgtaatttttaataCTGACTGGCTTCAGTATAGGTTCATTTGTTATTTTCCAAGAACATGTGTTAACAGAATTCCCTTTCCTCCATGCCATTTTTCCTACAGGTAAAACCCTGGCATTAGTGATGGAGTAACAAAGTGGTGGCGAGTTCCACAAAATTTAGAACTAGAttaagaaaaaaggatttc
It encodes:
- the MRPL42 gene encoding large ribosomal subunit protein mL42, with product MAMSLRTAWPSLLRMRSAATCKQVPLQSGAVYHACHKSTYSVLPEDYNCKVELAVTSDLKTIVCYHPSLEIPYEHTKPIPRPDPVNNKEENLDQVLKSRLNEKELKNSRGPTMEELSKMFYTTKHRWYPVGQYHRRRKNPNPPKDR